One Oreochromis niloticus isolate F11D_XX linkage group LG16, O_niloticus_UMD_NMBU, whole genome shotgun sequence genomic window carries:
- the nup35 gene encoding nucleoporin NUP35 isoform X2, with protein MELQVGSEPMTLGSPTSPKPTSGAQFLPGFLMGDLPAPASPQPRPFSLASPLADSTSTHRGGGGGGGGSAMQPVVPTPKDKSGAPPVRSIHDDLVTVATPLAAHRQSFPVMQSPLSARQASTPGTGMQQMCLSPAQVDPFYTQGESLSSDDQLDQTWVTVFGFPPASASYILLQFAQYGNILKHTMASPGNWMHLQYQSRLQARKALSKDGKVFGDSIMVGVKPCIDKSVMDSTEAVSTPVSSSFSSSALPTTPRSAIRPLSATYRNSGSDYQVVADRQTPRKDDSFVSKAMEYMFGW; from the exons aTGGAGTTACAAG TGGGCTCAGAGCCGATGACCCTGGGCTCTCCTACCTCTCCTAAGCCAACCTCTGGAGCTCAGTTTCTGCCCGGTTTCCTGATGGGTGACCTGCCAGCTCCAGCTAGCCCACAGCCTCGCCCTTTTAGCTTGGCCTCACCACTTGCAGATAGCACAAGCACACATCGAG gaggaggaggtggtggtggaggttCTGCCATGCAGCCTGTTGTCCCCACACCCAAAGACAAGAGTGGAGCCCCGCCTGTTCGCAGTATCCATGACGACCTGGTTACTGTAGCGACACCTCTTGCtgcacacagacag TCGTTCCCAGTCATGCAGTCTCCTCTGTCAGCACGTCAGGCCTCTACTCCAGGAACAG GCATGCAGCAGATGTGTCTGTCTCCAGCTCAGGTGGACCCCTTCTACACTCAAGGAGAGTCTTTGTCATCTGACGACCAGCTGGACCAGACCTGGGTCACAGTGTTTGG tttCCCTCCAGCCTCGGCTTCCTACATCCTGCTGCAGTTCGCTCAATACGGAAACATCCTCAAACACACG ATGGCGTCTCCTGGTAACTGGATGCACCTTCAGTATCAGTCCAGACTTCAGGCCAGGAAAGCGCTGTCCAAAGATGGAAAGGTGTTTGGTGACTCCATCATGGTGGGAGTCAAACCCTGCATAGACAAG AGCGTGATGGACAGCACTGAGGCTGTCTCTACTCccgtctcctcctccttctcctcctccgcGCTCCCTACCACCCCTCGCTCTGCAATCAGGCCACTCAGTGCCACCTACAGGAACTCAGGCAGCGACTACCAG gtggtagcagacagacagacacccAGGAAGGATGACAGCTTTGTTTCCAAGGCGATGGAGTACATGTTTGGCTGGTGA
- the nup35 gene encoding nucleoporin NUP35 isoform X1 has translation MELQVGSEPMTLGSPTSPKPTSGAQFLPGFLMGDLPAPASPQPRPFSLASPLADSTSTHRGGGGGGGGGSAMQPVVPTPKDKSGAPPVRSIHDDLVTVATPLAAHRQSFPVMQSPLSARQASTPGTGMQQMCLSPAQVDPFYTQGESLSSDDQLDQTWVTVFGFPPASASYILLQFAQYGNILKHTMASPGNWMHLQYQSRLQARKALSKDGKVFGDSIMVGVKPCIDKSVMDSTEAVSTPVSSSFSSSALPTTPRSAIRPLSATYRNSGSDYQVVADRQTPRKDDSFVSKAMEYMFGW, from the exons aTGGAGTTACAAG TGGGCTCAGAGCCGATGACCCTGGGCTCTCCTACCTCTCCTAAGCCAACCTCTGGAGCTCAGTTTCTGCCCGGTTTCCTGATGGGTGACCTGCCAGCTCCAGCTAGCCCACAGCCTCGCCCTTTTAGCTTGGCCTCACCACTTGCAGATAGCACAAGCACACATCGAG gaggaggaggaggtggtggtggaggttCTGCCATGCAGCCTGTTGTCCCCACACCCAAAGACAAGAGTGGAGCCCCGCCTGTTCGCAGTATCCATGACGACCTGGTTACTGTAGCGACACCTCTTGCtgcacacagacag TCGTTCCCAGTCATGCAGTCTCCTCTGTCAGCACGTCAGGCCTCTACTCCAGGAACAG GCATGCAGCAGATGTGTCTGTCTCCAGCTCAGGTGGACCCCTTCTACACTCAAGGAGAGTCTTTGTCATCTGACGACCAGCTGGACCAGACCTGGGTCACAGTGTTTGG tttCCCTCCAGCCTCGGCTTCCTACATCCTGCTGCAGTTCGCTCAATACGGAAACATCCTCAAACACACG ATGGCGTCTCCTGGTAACTGGATGCACCTTCAGTATCAGTCCAGACTTCAGGCCAGGAAAGCGCTGTCCAAAGATGGAAAGGTGTTTGGTGACTCCATCATGGTGGGAGTCAAACCCTGCATAGACAAG AGCGTGATGGACAGCACTGAGGCTGTCTCTACTCccgtctcctcctccttctcctcctccgcGCTCCCTACCACCCCTCGCTCTGCAATCAGGCCACTCAGTGCCACCTACAGGAACTCAGGCAGCGACTACCAG gtggtagcagacagacagacacccAGGAAGGATGACAGCTTTGTTTCCAAGGCGATGGAGTACATGTTTGGCTGGTGA